The genomic stretch GCCACATGTGCACCTTCCGTGGAAGGTGTTTTTAAAAACTTCTTCCTGGCCGGAGTATTGTAAAATAAGTTTCTGGCGATAAAGGTGGTTCCTTCAGGCGCTCCGATCTCTTCCAGGGACCGTTCTTCACCACCCTCAATCTGAAATCTGGTACCGGTAAGCCCAACGCTGGTCTTAGTAATCAGCTCTACCTGAGAGACAGCGGCGATGCTTGCAAGAGCTTCTCCCCGGAATCCAAGAGAGGAAATGGTAAACAGATCCTCTACGGATTTGATTTTGCTAGTAGAATGACGCAGAAAAGCCAGAGGGACTTCCTCTTTGGGAATCCCGCATCCATTGTCGGTCACCCGGATAAAAGAGGTTCCACCTTCTTTGATCTCCACAGTAACTGCGGTGGATTTGGCATCAATGGCGTTTTCTAAGAGCTCCTTTACAACGGAGGCCGGACGTTCTATGACCTCACCTGCCGCTATTTTATTGATGGTATTTTGATCCAGTACGGTTATATTCGGCATAGCACCTGCTCCTTTCCACTATCTTGCCCATGCTTATTTCTACTGCCAACGGTTCTTTAGCTTTGTCTGCAGACGGTACAGGGTATTGAGCGCATCAATGGGAGTCATATTCCCCAGCTCTAAATCACCCAATTCCTTGATGATATCATCATCCTTTACAGTATCAAAGATGGACATCTGCTGTAAATCCACTTCGTCTGGCTTTGGAACAGCCGTTCTATGGGTGATATTGGCGTTGATTTCGGCAATTTCCCGGGCTTTGGCTGTGATATCCGCGTCCCTTAATTCTTCCAGCAGCTCCTTGGCCCTGATAATGACGGAGTCCGGGACGCCGGCCAGCTTTGCCACCTGTATGCCGTAGCTTTTATCGGCTCCGCCCTTTATGATCTTTCTTAAGAAAACAATGTCATCGCCCTGTTCTTTTACTGCGATGCAGTAATTATTTACACCGCTCATGGTCCCTTCCAGCTCGGTCAGCTCATGATAGTGTGTCGCAAACAGGGTTTTTGCTCCCAGGATCTTCGGATTGCTGATATGCTCTACCACAGCCCAGGCAATGCTGAGTCCGTCAAAAGTGCTGGTACCGCGTCCGATTTCATCTAAGACAATCAAACTGTTTCTTGTGGCGTTCCGAAGGATGTTGGCAACCTCCGTCATCTCCACCATAAAAGTACTCTGGCCGGATGCCAGATCATCGGATGCACCTACCCGGGTAAAAATCCGATCGCAGATTCCAATGCTTGCTTCCTCTGCAGGAACAAAGCTTCCGATCTGGGCCATCAGAACAATTAACGCAGTCTGGCGCATGTAGGTAGACTTTCCTGCCATGTTTGGGCCGGTGATAATGGAAACCCGGTTTTTCCCGTTGTCCAGATAGGTATCATTGGAAACAAACAGATCATCCCGCATCATTTTTTCCACTACCGGATGGCGTCCGTTCTTAATATCGATCAGTCCCTTTTCATTAACCTGGGGCTTTACATAGTTATTTCTTGTGGCAACAGAGGATAAGGAGGCAAGGACATCGATCCCTGCTATGGCCCTGGCAGTCTTCTGAATCCGGAGAACCTGGTCTGCCACAGAATCCCGGACCTGACAAAATAAACTGTATTCCAGAGAAAACAGCTTGTCCTCAGCTCCCAGTATTATATTTTCAAGTTCCTTTAACTCGTCTGTGGTATAGCGCTCTGCATTGGCAAGTGTCTGTTTACGGATAAAGTAATCGGGTACAAGATCCTTAAAGGAATTGGTCACTTCAAAATAATAGCCGAATACCTTATTAAATTTTACCTTCAGGTTTTTGATCCCTGTTTTTTCTTTTTCCCGTAATTCCAAGTCAGCAAGCCAGTTTTTTCCCTCTGTTTTGGCACTTCTCAGCTTGTCGGCTTCTTCATGAAAACCATCCTTAATGATCCCGCCGTCCCTTAAGGTGATAGGCGGATCGTCAATAATGGCACGGTCAATCAATTCCCTGACATCCTCTAAGGGATCCAGTTCCCCCCACAAGTCCTTTAGCATGTCGCTGGTGAATTCTGCTAAAAGATTCTTGATGTGCGGAAGCATTTCCAAGGAGCTTTT from Lacrimispora sphenoides JCM 1415 encodes the following:
- the mutS gene encoding DNA mismatch repair protein MutS, which encodes MAGLSPMMAHYMETKKEYPDCILFYRLGDFYEMFFEDAVTVSRELEITLTGKECGLEERAPMCGVPYHAVDTYLNRLVQKGFKVAIAEQMEDPRLAKGLVKREVIRVVTPGTITSAQALDETKNNYLMGIVYIGETFGIAVADISTGDFLVTEVESERELMDEINKFTPSEIICNEAFYVSGVDVEEIKNRHHAVISSLDHHFFSDEVCRKILKEHFKVGALTGLGLEDYDTGVIAAGAVMEYMYETQKNSLSHITTITPYSTGQFMIIDTSTRRNLELLETLREKQKRGSLLWVLDRTKTAMGARMLRTYIEQPLIHKSEIIKRQNAIEELNMNFISREEICEYLNPIYDLERLIGRISYKTANPRDMIAFKSSLEMLPHIKNLLAEFTSDMLKDLWGELDPLEDVRELIDRAIIDDPPITLRDGGIIKDGFHEEADKLRSAKTEGKNWLADLELREKEKTGIKNLKVKFNKVFGYYFEVTNSFKDLVPDYFIRKQTLANAERYTTDELKELENIILGAEDKLFSLEYSLFCQVRDSVADQVLRIQKTARAIAGIDVLASLSSVATRNNYVKPQVNEKGLIDIKNGRHPVVEKMMRDDLFVSNDTYLDNGKNRVSIITGPNMAGKSTYMRQTALIVLMAQIGSFVPAEEASIGICDRIFTRVGASDDLASGQSTFMVEMTEVANILRNATRNSLIVLDEIGRGTSTFDGLSIAWAVVEHISNPKILGAKTLFATHYHELTELEGTMSGVNNYCIAVKEQGDDIVFLRKIIKGGADKSYGIQVAKLAGVPDSVIIRAKELLEELRDADITAKAREIAEINANITHRTAVPKPDEVDLQQMSIFDTVKDDDIIKELGDLELGNMTPIDALNTLYRLQTKLKNRWQ